The Streptomyces sp. NBC_00670 genome window below encodes:
- a CDS encoding penicillin-binding transpeptidase domain-containing protein → MRKGAKAAIITSVCVVLVGGAGYGAYSFVTAVSDTGTEVKTGPLSADEVKDASSTFFTAWEKGDATKAADTTDDMSGAAADLLTAYKSNAHISDVHITPGTAKGTTVPFSVKAKVTYQGETKPLSYKSTLTVVRGKTTGNPLVDWKPSVIHPDLRADDTLVTGEATTPPIEAVGRDGKVLTGEKYPSLAPVLATLRKRYGDKAGGKPGIELQIRRGDRSAADETLATLTEGTPGKLHTTLSASAQAAAEKAVSKYAESSVVAVKPSTGEVLAVANHREDQFNAAFEGQLAPGSTMKIVTAAMLIDNGVTSMNGPAPCTDTAVWQGQTFHNLAGMTANKSATLANSFLRSCNTAFIKLIDEKPLTDASLMNEAQDRFGLGRNNWSTGITSFDGSVPASSGPDRAANAIGQGKVQMSPLNMASVTATAITGAFRQPYLVSQKLDDRKFATAKGLPANTSSQLKQMMRLTATQGTATQAMSGLGGDIGAKTGSAEVDGQAKSNSWFTGFRNDVAAAAMTQEGGHGGDAAGPIVAAVLRSAG, encoded by the coding sequence ATGCGCAAGGGGGCCAAGGCCGCGATCATCACGTCGGTGTGCGTGGTGTTGGTGGGAGGCGCCGGGTACGGGGCGTACAGCTTCGTGACCGCCGTCAGCGACACCGGCACGGAGGTGAAGACCGGGCCGCTCTCGGCGGACGAGGTGAAGGACGCGAGCAGTACGTTCTTCACGGCCTGGGAGAAGGGCGACGCCACCAAGGCGGCCGACACCACCGACGACATGTCCGGAGCGGCCGCCGACCTGCTGACCGCCTACAAGAGCAACGCCCACATCTCCGACGTGCACATCACCCCCGGCACCGCGAAGGGCACCACGGTGCCGTTCTCCGTGAAGGCGAAGGTGACCTACCAGGGCGAGACCAAGCCGCTGTCGTACAAGAGCACCCTGACCGTGGTGCGCGGCAAGACCACGGGGAACCCGCTGGTCGACTGGAAGCCGTCCGTGATCCACCCGGACCTGCGGGCCGACGACACCCTGGTGACCGGCGAGGCGACCACCCCGCCCATCGAGGCGGTCGGCCGCGACGGCAAGGTGCTCACCGGCGAGAAGTACCCCTCGCTCGCCCCCGTCCTCGCCACCCTGCGCAAGCGGTACGGCGACAAGGCGGGCGGCAAGCCCGGGATCGAGCTGCAGATCCGGCGCGGCGACCGCTCGGCGGCCGACGAGACGCTGGCCACGCTGACCGAGGGCACCCCCGGCAAGCTGCACACCACGCTCAGCGCGAGCGCGCAGGCGGCGGCCGAGAAGGCGGTGAGCAAGTACGCCGAGTCCTCCGTCGTCGCGGTCAAGCCCAGTACGGGTGAGGTGCTCGCGGTCGCCAACCACCGCGAGGACCAGTTCAACGCGGCCTTCGAGGGCCAGCTCGCCCCCGGCTCCACCATGAAGATCGTCACCGCCGCGATGCTGATCGACAACGGGGTCACGTCGATGAACGGCCCGGCGCCCTGCACGGACACCGCGGTGTGGCAGGGGCAGACCTTCCACAACCTCGCCGGCATGACCGCCAACAAGTCGGCCACGCTCGCCAACAGCTTCCTGCGGTCCTGCAACACCGCGTTCATCAAGCTGATCGACGAGAAGCCGCTCACCGACGCCTCGCTGATGAACGAGGCGCAGGACCGGTTCGGGCTCGGCCGGAACAACTGGAGCACGGGGATCACCTCGTTCGACGGCAGCGTCCCGGCCTCCAGCGGACCGGACCGGGCGGCCAACGCGATCGGCCAGGGCAAGGTGCAGATGAGCCCGCTGAACATGGCCTCGGTGACGGCGACGGCGATCACGGGCGCGTTCCGGCAGCCCTACCTGGTCTCGCAGAAGCTGGACGATCGCAAGTTCGCCACCGCCAAGGGGCTGCCGGCCAACACCTCGAGCCAGCTGAAGCAGATGATGAGGCTGACGGCGACCCAGGGCACCGCCACGCAGGCGATGTCCGGGCTCGGCGGGGACATCGGCGCCAAGACCGGATCGGCGGAGGTCGACGGGCAGGCCAAGTCCAACAGCTGGTTCACCGGGTTCCGCAACGACGTGGCGGCCGCGGCGATGACCCAGGAGGGCGGCCACGGCGGCGACGCGGCCGGCCCGATCGTCGCAGCTGTGCTACGAAGCGCCGGCTGA
- a CDS encoding penicillin-binding transpeptidase domain-containing protein: MGKRRRAVERKGRGPLVVGAVAAVAVVGGTLAAYSVYGGASGDRTAAAAEHRAVKKGPLSAAEVRTAATAFLTAWQGGKDGRAAAATDDPEAARTALTGYHKDARLTDLTLTRGKRSGATVPFTVKATVSYKGTAKPLSYSSKLTVVRRAEDGEPVVGWRPSVLHPDLEDGDRLVTGPAGTPPIKAVDRAGGELTTEKYPSLGTVLDGLREKYGKTAGGKAGVELRIVRKAAKDEKASGESGGESGGSKTSDKTPDKTLVTLTEGTPGTVRTTLDPALQARAEQEVLTEAKSSVVLTRASTGEILAVANQGHGFNVALQGSLAPGSTMKIITSTLLFEKGLASADKPHPCPKYSSYGGWKFQNDDKFSITGGTFKASFARSCNTAFISQAKKLDNDDLTEVAQQVYGLGRNNWAIGVPSLDGSVPVQSGAQMAASLIGQGGVRMNPLNMASVVATAKTGVFHQPYLVAPSVDHRTLAKAGRTMSASVQAQLKEVLRYTAAAGTAAEAMAGLGPDDGAKTGSAEVDNQEKPNGWFTAWKGDLAGAGVVQAGGHGGDTAGPLVAALLKAGS; the protein is encoded by the coding sequence GTGGGCAAGAGAAGGCGCGCCGTCGAGCGCAAGGGGCGCGGTCCGCTGGTCGTCGGTGCCGTGGCGGCCGTGGCCGTCGTCGGCGGGACGCTGGCCGCGTACAGCGTGTACGGCGGGGCGTCGGGCGACCGTACGGCGGCGGCGGCCGAGCACAGGGCCGTGAAGAAGGGTCCGCTCTCCGCGGCCGAGGTACGGACGGCGGCCACCGCCTTCCTGACCGCCTGGCAGGGCGGCAAGGACGGGCGGGCCGCCGCCGCGACGGACGACCCCGAGGCGGCGAGGACCGCGCTGACGGGCTATCACAAGGACGCCCGCCTCACGGATCTGACGCTCACCCGCGGCAAGCGGTCGGGCGCGACGGTGCCGTTCACGGTGAAGGCCACCGTGTCGTACAAGGGCACGGCCAAGCCGCTGTCGTACTCCTCGAAGCTGACCGTCGTCCGGCGCGCGGAGGACGGCGAGCCGGTGGTCGGCTGGCGGCCCTCGGTGCTCCACCCGGACCTGGAGGACGGCGACCGCCTGGTCACCGGCCCGGCCGGCACCCCGCCGATCAAGGCGGTGGACCGCGCGGGCGGCGAACTGACCACCGAGAAATACCCCTCGCTCGGCACGGTCCTCGACGGACTGCGCGAGAAGTACGGCAAGACGGCGGGCGGCAAGGCGGGCGTCGAGCTCCGCATCGTCCGCAAGGCGGCGAAGGACGAGAAGGCGAGTGGGGAATCGGGCGGGGAGTCGGGCGGGTCCAAGACCTCCGACAAGACCCCCGACAAGACGCTGGTGACGCTGACCGAGGGCACGCCCGGCACCGTGCGCACCACGCTCGACCCGGCGTTGCAGGCCAGGGCGGAGCAGGAGGTGCTGACCGAGGCGAAGTCGTCGGTGGTGCTGACGCGGGCCTCGACCGGCGAGATCCTGGCGGTCGCCAACCAGGGTCACGGCTTCAACGTGGCCCTCCAGGGCAGCCTCGCCCCCGGCTCCACGATGAAGATCATCACCTCCACGCTGCTGTTCGAGAAGGGCCTCGCCTCGGCCGACAAGCCGCACCCGTGCCCGAAGTACTCCTCGTACGGCGGCTGGAAGTTCCAGAACGACGACAAGTTCTCGATCACCGGCGGCACGTTCAAGGCGAGCTTCGCCCGCTCCTGCAACACGGCCTTCATCAGCCAGGCGAAGAAGCTGGACAACGACGACCTGACCGAGGTCGCCCAGCAGGTCTACGGCCTGGGCCGGAACAACTGGGCGATCGGCGTGCCCTCGCTCGACGGCTCGGTGCCGGTGCAGAGCGGGGCGCAGATGGCGGCGTCGCTGATCGGGCAGGGCGGGGTGCGGATGAACCCGCTCAACATGGCGTCGGTGGTGGCGACGGCGAAGACGGGCGTCTTCCACCAGCCGTACCTGGTCGCCCCGTCGGTGGACCACCGCACGCTGGCGAAGGCGGGCCGCACGATGTCCGCGTCGGTGCAGGCCCAGCTCAAGGAGGTCCTGCGATACACGGCGGCGGCGGGCACGGCCGCCGAGGCGATGGCGGGCCTCGGCCCGGACGACGGCGCCAAGACGGGCTCGGCGGAGGTCGACAACCAGGAGAAGCCCAACGGCTGGTTCACGGCGTGGAAGGGCGACCTGGCTGGCGCCGGCGTCGTCCAGGCCGGCGGCCACGGCGGCGACACGGCGGGCCCGCTCGTGGCGGCGCTGCTGAAGGCGGGGAGCTGA
- a CDS encoding YbaK/EbsC family protein encodes MTATEVHPRFAEALRDLGLGELTGHVRHFPEGARTAAEAAAAVGCELGQICKSLIFAADGVPVLVLLDGSSRVDVERLRRELGAEKVTRPRADVVRETTGYAIGGVPPFGHRTRTRVLADRGLLAHEVVWAAAGTPHTVFPMDPKTLVTHAGGTLVDVREPTD; translated from the coding sequence ATGACCGCCACCGAAGTCCATCCCCGCTTCGCGGAAGCCCTGCGTGACCTGGGGCTCGGCGAACTGACCGGCCACGTCCGCCACTTCCCCGAGGGCGCCCGCACGGCCGCCGAGGCCGCCGCGGCGGTCGGCTGCGAGCTGGGCCAGATCTGCAAGTCCCTGATCTTCGCGGCGGACGGGGTACCGGTCCTCGTCCTGCTGGACGGCTCCTCCCGCGTCGACGTCGAACGGCTCCGCCGGGAACTCGGCGCCGAGAAGGTCACCCGCCCCCGGGCCGACGTCGTGCGCGAGACCACCGGCTACGCCATCGGCGGCGTCCCGCCCTTCGGCCACCGCACCCGCACCCGTGTCCTCGCGGACCGCGGCCTGCTGGCACACGAGGTCGTCTGGGCCGCCGCCGGCACCCCGCACACCGTCTTCCCGATGGACCCGAAGACCCTGGTCACGCACGCGGGCGGCACACTCGTGGACGTCCGCGAGCCCACGGACTGA
- a CDS encoding serine hydrolase domain-containing protein, protein MDGVRGTVDEGFEPVRDAFARNFEALGERGAAVAVYRDGRKVVDLWAGTRDVNGAAPWEHGTAQIVRSATKGVAAAVLLMLAERGELDLDAPVGHYWPEFKARGKEHALVRHVLAHRVGVPVLDRPLTPAEALDPDLAAAAVAAQAPAWEPGTDHGYHAQTYSWLTGELVRRVTGRSLGEWLAAEVAGPLGLDLWVGLPQAEAGRVGRVGPLPEPGPSADASGPRLRPKRAVSEAYADPGSLTRRAFGAITPMPDENDPAYRAAVLPASNGIATAPSLARFYAALIGEVDGVRLWRPETVGLARAEASAGPDRTLVVPTRFGLGYMLHGPASPLLTPHSFGHPGRGGALAFADPESGLAFAYVTNGFRKSVTADPRAQALIRAMRAL, encoded by the coding sequence GTGGACGGCGTGCGGGGCACGGTGGACGAGGGGTTCGAGCCGGTGAGGGACGCGTTCGCGCGGAACTTCGAGGCGCTGGGCGAGCGGGGCGCGGCGGTCGCCGTGTACCGGGACGGGCGCAAGGTCGTCGACCTGTGGGCGGGCACCAGGGATGTCAACGGTGCCGCGCCCTGGGAGCACGGCACCGCGCAGATCGTCCGGTCCGCGACGAAGGGTGTCGCCGCCGCCGTCCTGCTGATGCTGGCCGAGCGCGGCGAACTGGACCTGGACGCGCCGGTCGGCCACTACTGGCCCGAGTTCAAGGCGCGCGGCAAGGAGCACGCACTCGTCCGCCACGTCCTCGCGCACCGCGTCGGCGTGCCGGTGCTCGACCGGCCGCTCACCCCCGCCGAGGCGCTGGACCCCGACCTCGCCGCGGCGGCGGTCGCCGCGCAGGCCCCCGCCTGGGAGCCGGGCACGGACCACGGCTACCACGCGCAGACGTACAGCTGGCTCACCGGCGAGCTGGTGCGACGGGTCACGGGGCGTTCCCTCGGCGAGTGGCTGGCGGCCGAGGTCGCCGGTCCGCTGGGGCTCGACCTGTGGGTCGGACTGCCGCAGGCGGAGGCCGGCCGGGTCGGCCGCGTCGGACCGCTCCCGGAACCCGGGCCTTCCGCCGACGCCTCCGGTCCGCGTCTGCGCCCCAAGCGTGCGGTGTCCGAGGCGTACGCGGACCCCGGGTCACTGACCCGGCGCGCGTTCGGCGCGATCACGCCGATGCCCGACGAGAACGATCCGGCGTACCGCGCGGCCGTCCTCCCCGCGTCCAACGGCATCGCGACGGCCCCGTCGCTGGCCCGCTTCTACGCCGCGCTCATCGGCGAGGTCGACGGCGTACGGCTCTGGCGCCCGGAAACGGTGGGCCTCGCCCGCGCCGAGGCGTCCGCCGGCCCCGACCGCACCCTCGTCGTCCCCACCCGCTTCGGCCTCGGCTACATGCTCCACGGCCCCGCGTCCCCTCTCCTGACCCCGCACTCCTTCGGCCACCCCGGCCGCGGCGGCGCCCTGGCCTTCGCCGACCCGGAATCGGGCCTGGCCTTCGCGTACGTGACCAACGGCTTCCGTAAGTCCGTCACAGCGGACCCACGTGCGCAGGCTTTGATACGGGCGATGCGGGCGCTCTAG
- a CDS encoding DUF1876 domain-containing protein, whose amino-acid sequence MAHTVVGWHVELEFEEDEHRTRAIALVRLPDGSEVRANGYANRHRSDGNQPRVGEEIAGARALNELAMRMLTKAHGEIDEAAGRTSRPLAV is encoded by the coding sequence ATGGCGCACACCGTCGTGGGCTGGCACGTGGAGCTGGAGTTCGAGGAGGACGAGCACCGTACGCGGGCGATCGCGCTGGTGCGCCTGCCGGACGGCAGCGAGGTCCGGGCCAACGGATACGCGAACCGGCACCGGTCCGACGGCAATCAGCCGCGGGTCGGGGAGGAGATCGCGGGGGCGCGGGCGCTGAACGAGCTGGCGATGCGGATGCTGACGAAGGCGCACGGGGAGATCGACGAGGCGGCGGGGCGAACGTCCCGGCCGCTCGCCGTCTGA
- a CDS encoding energy-coupling factor ABC transporter ATP-binding protein encodes MVPVTAPSPSPAPASLEVSGLAFAYPDGHQALFGVDFRVERGERVALLGPNGAGKTTLVLHLNGILSGGTGTVTVAGMPVGKRHMAEIRRQVGIVFQDPDDQLFMPTVREDVAFGPAAAGLKGAELEARVDRALERVGMAEFKDRPPHHLSFGQRRRVAVATVLAMEPEILVLDEPSSNLDPASRRELADILRSLDVTVLMVTHDLPYALELCPRALILSDGVIAADGKTGELLGDEALMRAHRLELPFGFDPRAVASGS; translated from the coding sequence ATGGTTCCTGTGACAGCTCCTTCCCCTTCCCCCGCCCCGGCCTCCCTGGAGGTCTCCGGGCTCGCGTTCGCCTATCCCGACGGGCACCAGGCGCTCTTCGGCGTCGACTTCCGCGTCGAGCGCGGCGAACGGGTGGCGCTGCTCGGGCCGAACGGCGCCGGCAAGACCACGCTCGTCCTCCACCTCAACGGCATCCTGAGCGGGGGCACCGGCACGGTGACCGTCGCCGGGATGCCCGTCGGCAAACGGCACATGGCCGAGATCCGGCGACAGGTCGGCATCGTCTTCCAGGACCCCGACGACCAGCTGTTCATGCCGACGGTCCGCGAGGACGTCGCCTTCGGCCCGGCCGCCGCCGGGCTCAAGGGGGCGGAGCTGGAGGCGCGGGTCGACCGGGCGCTGGAGCGGGTCGGCATGGCGGAGTTCAAGGACCGGCCGCCGCACCACCTCTCCTTCGGGCAGCGGCGCCGGGTGGCGGTGGCGACCGTACTCGCGATGGAACCGGAGATCCTCGTCCTGGACGAGCCCTCCTCCAACCTCGACCCGGCCTCGCGGCGCGAACTCGCCGACATCCTGCGGTCGCTGGACGTGACCGTGCTCATGGTCACGCACGACCTGCCGTACGCGCTGGAGCTGTGCCCGCGCGCGCTGATCCTCAGCGACGGGGTCATCGCGGCGGACGGCAAGACCGGCGAACTCCTCGGCGACGAGGCGCTGATGCGGGCGCACCGGCTTGAACTGCCGTTCGGCTTCGACCCGCGGGCGGTGGCGTCGGGCTCCTAG
- the cbiQ gene encoding cobalt ECF transporter T component CbiQ → MGAGHAHRLYRHGHSPVHALPPHTKLAAAFAFVVVVVSTPREAMWAFALYAALLATVAYAARVPAAFLLKRLLIEVPFVAFAVLMPFVAEGDRVDVLGLSLSVNGLWGAWNVLAKGTLGVAASVLLASTTELRELLLGLQRLKLPPLLVQIASFMIRYGDVITDEMRRMRIARESRGFEARGVRHWGVLAKSAGALFIRSYERGERVHLAMVSRGYAGSMPVIDEVTASRAQWSYALALPVAALAVCLLGWFL, encoded by the coding sequence ATGGGCGCCGGACACGCGCACCGGCTCTACCGGCACGGGCACTCGCCCGTGCACGCCCTGCCGCCGCACACCAAGCTCGCCGCCGCCTTCGCCTTCGTGGTCGTCGTCGTCTCGACGCCGCGCGAGGCGATGTGGGCGTTCGCGCTCTACGCCGCCCTGCTCGCCACGGTCGCGTACGCGGCCCGCGTGCCCGCCGCCTTCCTGCTCAAGCGGCTGCTGATCGAGGTGCCGTTCGTCGCCTTCGCCGTGCTGATGCCGTTCGTCGCGGAGGGCGACCGGGTCGACGTCCTCGGGCTCTCGCTCAGCGTCAACGGGCTGTGGGGCGCCTGGAACGTGCTGGCCAAGGGCACCCTCGGCGTCGCCGCCTCCGTGCTGCTCGCCTCCACCACCGAACTGCGCGAACTCCTCCTCGGGCTGCAACGGCTCAAGCTGCCGCCGCTGCTCGTGCAGATCGCCTCCTTCATGATCCGCTACGGCGACGTCATCACCGACGAGATGCGGCGCATGCGCATCGCCCGCGAGTCCCGCGGCTTCGAGGCGCGCGGCGTGCGGCACTGGGGGGTGCTCGCCAAGTCGGCCGGGGCGCTGTTCATCCGCTCCTACGAGCGCGGCGAGCGCGTGCACCTGGCGATGGTGAGCCGGGGGTACGCCGGGTCGATGCCGGTGATCGACGAGGTGACCGCCTCCCGGGCGCAGTGGTCGTACGCACTGGCCCTCCCCGTGGCCGCGCTCGCGGTGTGTCTGCTGGGATGGTTCCTGTGA
- a CDS encoding energy-coupling factor ABC transporter permease, translated as MHVPDGFINAPTSAAAGVIAAGAVAVSLRGARRELDERTAPLAGLVAAFIFAVQMLNFPVAAGTSGHLLGGALAAILVGPYTGVLCVSVVLLMQGILFADGGLTALGVNVTDMALTTTVVAYAVFRGLVKVLPRTRRSVTVASFVAAVLSVPAAACVFTLIYAIGGTTDVSLGKVATAMIGVHVLIGIGEAVITALTVGAVIAVRPDLVYGARGLQQKLKLRVGGELVDAPDAAPAPVPAAARTGGVSRRTVWATGLVASLVLAGFVSFYASASPDGLEKVAHDKGIDAKEKEHASADSPLADYGVKDITDARLSGGLAGVIGVGVTIVAGTGVFWAVRRRRTDDASPASLDTSAAENV; from the coding sequence GTGCATGTGCCTGACGGATTCATCAACGCCCCCACCTCCGCCGCCGCCGGGGTCATAGCCGCCGGCGCCGTCGCAGTGAGCCTGCGCGGTGCCCGGCGCGAGCTGGACGAGCGCACCGCGCCGCTCGCCGGTCTCGTGGCCGCCTTCATCTTCGCCGTACAGATGCTGAACTTCCCCGTGGCCGCCGGCACCAGCGGCCATCTACTCGGGGGCGCGCTCGCCGCGATCCTCGTCGGGCCGTACACGGGTGTGCTGTGCGTGTCCGTCGTCCTTCTGATGCAGGGCATCCTCTTCGCCGACGGCGGTCTGACCGCCCTCGGCGTCAACGTCACCGACATGGCCCTCACCACCACCGTCGTCGCCTACGCCGTCTTCCGCGGCCTGGTGAAGGTGCTGCCGCGCACCCGGCGCTCGGTCACCGTCGCCTCCTTCGTCGCCGCGGTGCTGTCCGTACCGGCCGCCGCCTGCGTCTTCACGCTGATCTACGCGATCGGCGGCACCACGGACGTGTCCCTCGGCAAGGTCGCCACCGCCATGATCGGCGTCCATGTGCTCATCGGCATCGGCGAGGCGGTCATCACCGCCCTCACCGTCGGCGCCGTCATCGCCGTACGCCCCGACCTCGTGTACGGGGCGCGCGGGTTGCAGCAGAAGCTCAAGCTGCGGGTGGGCGGCGAGCTCGTCGACGCCCCGGACGCGGCACCGGCACCGGTTCCCGCCGCCGCCCGCACCGGCGGGGTCTCCCGCCGCACGGTGTGGGCCACCGGGCTCGTCGCCTCCCTCGTGCTCGCCGGGTTCGTCAGCTTCTACGCCTCGGCCAGCCCCGACGGCCTGGAGAAGGTCGCCCACGACAAGGGCATCGACGCCAAGGAGAAGGAGCACGCCTCCGCCGACTCCCCGCTCGCCGACTACGGCGTCAAGGACATCACCGACGCCCGGCTCTCCGGCGGCCTCGCCGGGGTGATCGGCGTCGGCGTCACGATCGTCGCGGGCACCGGCGTCTTCTGGGCCGTCCGCAGGCGGCGTACGGACGACGCCTCCCCGGCCTCGCTCGACACCTCCGCCGCCGAGAACGTCTGA
- a CDS encoding SsgA family sporulation/cell division regulator → MSVVEQYARAHVVTDAPDAQDTVPVVLRYDPEADPREVRVGLPGPHEWSFSRELLERGLHTPATTADVSIWPCGRVQAVMELHTAQGVSVIQFEAKTLLRFLRRTYVATAAPVAG, encoded by the coding sequence ATGTCCGTCGTCGAACAGTACGCACGAGCCCACGTGGTCACGGATGCCCCGGACGCCCAGGACACCGTCCCCGTCGTGCTGCGCTACGACCCCGAGGCAGACCCGCGCGAGGTGCGCGTCGGCCTGCCGGGTCCGCACGAGTGGAGCTTCTCCCGGGAGCTCCTGGAACGGGGCCTGCACACCCCGGCCACCACGGCCGACGTCAGCATCTGGCCCTGCGGGCGGGTCCAGGCCGTCATGGAGCTGCACACCGCACAGGGCGTCTCGGTGATCCAGTTCGAGGCGAAGACGCTTCTTCGCTTCCTGCGCCGCACGTACGTGGCGACGGCGGCGCCGGTGGCGGGCTGA
- a CDS encoding MMPL family transporter, producing MATFLYRLGRLAFRRRHFVALIWVALLTLAGVGAANAPAAGDSSFSIPGTEAQKAFDLLEQRFPGSSADGATARIVFKAPSGEKITDADAKAAVHKTIDALGDGSEVAAVSDPYVTKTFSENGTIAYSSVSYKVGPGELADASKDGLEQAAQDARDAGLTVDVGGDALSAEPEGGATEAIGIVVAAVVLVITFGSLLAAGLPLLTAIIGVGIGVGTITALASALDLGSTTSILAAMLGLAVGIDYALFIVSRYRSELAEGRSREEAAGRATGTAGSAVVFAGLTVVIALAGLSVVNVPMLTKMGLAAAGTVVVAVLIALTMIPAMLGYAGRRIKPAGEKARFLGGNRPQKTDASGEPKPNMGTRWARFVLRRPVAVLIVGVLGLGAFAAPVASLELGLPDDGSQPTSTTQRRAYDLLSEGFGPGFNGPLMIVVDGRSSEDPKAAATDVADGIKKLDDVVSVTPATFNKAGDTATITVIPDSKPSSTRTEDLVHAIRAGDGPVKSATDADVLVTGTTAMNIDFSQKLNDALVPYLALVVGLAFLLLIAVFRSVLVPLKAALGFLLSVLAALGAVVAVFQWGWLGSLIGVEETGPIMSMMPIFMVGVVFGLAMDYEVFLVTRMREAYVHGERPGQAVVTGFKYGARVVVAAAVIMIAVFSGFIGSSESMVKMIGFGLAIAVAFDAFVVRMTLVPAVLALLGDKAWWVPKWLDRALPNVDVEGEGLRAVDGDGPHDPDADPDGRRELVGV from the coding sequence GTGGCCACATTCCTGTACCGACTGGGCCGACTCGCCTTCCGGCGACGGCACTTCGTCGCCCTGATCTGGGTGGCGCTGCTCACCCTCGCCGGTGTCGGCGCCGCCAACGCGCCCGCCGCCGGCGACAGTTCCTTCTCGATACCCGGCACGGAGGCGCAGAAGGCCTTCGACCTGCTGGAACAGCGCTTCCCCGGCTCCAGCGCCGACGGGGCCACCGCCCGTATCGTCTTCAAGGCCCCCTCCGGCGAGAAGATCACGGACGCCGACGCCAAGGCGGCGGTGCACAAGACCATCGACGCGCTCGGCGACGGCTCCGAGGTCGCCGCCGTCTCCGACCCGTACGTCACCAAGACGTTCAGCGAGAACGGCACGATCGCGTACAGCTCGGTGTCGTACAAGGTCGGCCCCGGCGAGCTCGCCGACGCCTCCAAGGACGGCCTGGAGCAGGCCGCCCAGGACGCGCGGGACGCCGGGCTGACCGTCGACGTCGGCGGTGACGCGCTCTCCGCCGAGCCCGAGGGCGGTGCCACGGAGGCCATCGGCATCGTGGTCGCCGCGGTGGTCCTCGTCATCACCTTCGGCTCGCTGCTCGCGGCCGGACTGCCGCTGCTCACCGCGATCATCGGCGTCGGCATCGGGGTGGGTACCATCACCGCCCTGGCCAGCGCGCTGGACCTCGGCTCCACCACGTCCATCCTGGCCGCGATGCTGGGCCTCGCGGTCGGCATCGACTACGCGCTGTTCATCGTCTCCCGCTACCGGTCCGAACTGGCCGAGGGCCGCAGCCGCGAGGAGGCGGCGGGCCGGGCGACCGGCACCGCGGGCTCCGCGGTGGTCTTCGCCGGGCTGACCGTCGTGATCGCGCTGGCCGGCCTGTCGGTGGTCAACGTGCCGATGCTGACCAAGATGGGCCTCGCCGCGGCCGGCACGGTCGTCGTCGCCGTCCTCATCGCGCTCACCATGATCCCGGCGATGCTCGGCTACGCGGGCCGGCGGATCAAGCCGGCCGGCGAGAAGGCCCGCTTCCTCGGCGGCAACCGGCCGCAGAAGACCGACGCCTCCGGCGAACCGAAGCCCAACATGGGCACCCGCTGGGCCCGCTTCGTCCTGCGCCGCCCCGTCGCCGTCCTGATCGTCGGCGTGCTGGGCCTCGGCGCGTTCGCGGCCCCGGTCGCCTCGCTGGAGCTGGGCCTGCCCGACGACGGCTCGCAGCCCACCTCCACCACTCAGCGCCGCGCCTACGACCTGCTCTCCGAGGGCTTCGGCCCCGGCTTCAACGGTCCGCTGATGATCGTCGTCGACGGCAGGTCGAGCGAGGACCCCAAGGCGGCGGCGACGGACGTGGCCGACGGCATCAAGAAGCTGGACGACGTGGTCTCGGTGACCCCGGCGACCTTCAACAAGGCCGGCGACACCGCCACCATCACGGTGATCCCCGACTCCAAGCCGTCCTCCACCAGGACCGAGGACCTGGTCCACGCGATCCGCGCGGGCGACGGCCCGGTGAAGTCGGCCACCGACGCCGACGTCCTGGTCACCGGCACCACGGCGATGAACATCGACTTCTCGCAGAAGCTCAACGACGCCCTGGTGCCCTACCTCGCGCTGGTCGTCGGCCTCGCCTTCCTGCTGCTGATCGCGGTGTTCCGCTCGGTCCTGGTCCCGCTGAAGGCGGCGCTCGGCTTCCTGCTCTCGGTGCTCGCCGCGCTCGGCGCGGTGGTCGCGGTCTTCCAGTGGGGCTGGCTGGGGTCCCTGATCGGGGTCGAGGAGACCGGCCCGATCATGTCGATGATGCCGATCTTCATGGTGGGCGTCGTCTTCGGCCTGGCGATGGACTACGAGGTCTTCCTCGTGACCCGGATGCGCGAGGCGTACGTCCACGGCGAGCGCCCCGGCCAGGCGGTGGTCACCGGCTTCAAGTACGGCGCCCGGGTGGTCGTGGCCGCGGCGGTCATCATGATCGCGGTCTTCTCCGGCTTCATCGGCTCCAGTGAGTCGATGGTCAAGATGATCGGCTTCGGCCTGGCGATCGCCGTCGCGTTCGACGCGTTCGTGGTCCGTATGACCCTGGTCCCGGCGGTGCTCGCCCTGCTCGGCGACAAGGCCTGGTGGGTCCCGAAGTGGCTGGACCGCGCCCTGCCCAACGTCGACGTCGAGGGCGAGGGCCTGCGCGCGGTGGACGGTGACGGCCCGCACGACCCGGACGCCGATCCGGACGGCCGGCGGGAACTGGTCGGCGTCTGA